The sequence below is a genomic window from Lolium perenne isolate Kyuss_39 chromosome 4, Kyuss_2.0, whole genome shotgun sequence.
ATATACTTGATTAAGTAACATAGTCATTCAGTTACTGTGGGGTCTCATTTGAACTACAGTAACCCCATAAATGTGGAACctgcttcttcttttttttccatTTGCTAGTTACTATAATCGATTATTGTGAATTCAGTACAGAGTTATTTAAGTAAACGACCTGTGAGTAAAAGGATGTTCAAAGCCAGTTATAGAGAGAATTTTCTCCTACCAATCTAAGATAACGACATAGAGGTCCTCTCGGTTATGCAGAACATCTGCCCAGGCTAGACCTTATTCATGTGCACCAATATGGTTTACTGAGGTGTGGGCCAAATCTCAAATCAATGACCCCAAAAAAAACAGCATTGTATGCAAAAAATTGTAAAATGCTGAACTTTTGGGTTTGGGCTTTTTCAGGCTCAGGTCTAGCCTTTCAAAAGGTTTTCCAGGTCCTGAAATCCAGACCAAGGAATGAGTTGGTCTAGTCCAACATGCAAGCTGAATTTATGCAAGAAGATTTGTCAACAGATAGTACTCATCAAAATCTGGGATAACCAGATTTAGGCATCTACCACCTGACTTTCTATGGATAGGAGCCAAATCCAAGATTCAGTGGCCTCATATATAATAACGCTGCGACCAAAGAACATGTGCATGGAAGTGTAACTTAACATGAGTTCAATACTACATTTCAGTATCTGCAAATATAGATGGAATATCAACTACATAGTGCTACTGCTAAAATTATAAACATTAAAATGGAGCTCCACTAGGAGAGATGCATTGGTATAACTTATGAAAACTTGTGACCCTTCCTTCTGCTCTCTATAGAGTATGCCATATGGAATATGAACTGCATAGTGCTACTACTAGAAATTCTTGATAACCCAGAAAGGGAGCTCATGCATTAGTATAACTAATAAAAATATACTTACGATTCTACTTATCCTGGCTATATGGATTACAGATTTCCTTTGGCTGCTTAAACTACAGGAGTGTACCTAATAGGTTTGATGCACTATTCTCATTTGTGATGCTGGGCAGATATCTTAGAACAGTTGCGACACTTTGGACATCCGATTTTCCCACATTATCTTCAGCATGAACCTCACTATAAAAATAATGAAACTTATGAGTTGTGCATATAATAAATCTCATAAAACTAAATATGATAAAGGAAGAAAAGGTGCATTTAACAAAAATGATATATACAGCGAAGGGATATCATTTCAATCATCCAGAGCAAAGAAAACTTCCAAAATGTGACCAGTTATGCAGCTGATAAACTTTGCACCTTTTGTGATCAAATGGTCACTACCACTGTTTAGTTCTTCGTAGCCAGACATCAATATGATCAAGTGCAAAAGTAACCAAATGCTTTTCTAGAACAGCAACAGATGGAAAAGCTTATTTCAAGTGTTCAAAATAAGTTCACCAAAAATGAGCATTGAAAATGTGAAAAAAAGAAGAACCTCTGCTTAGTTTTCTTAAAGTTAATTAATAGATTTTCTTGGACTTAATTGCCTACAATTGTTTCTTTCAATAATTACTTTCTGGTTTATCATTGAGTTTTCCTAATAGATAAAAATTGATAGCACAAGATGGCCACGAAAAGTTGAGAGTGCAGGAATCCTGCTGAATCTATGCAGGTGTGTTACTTTTATGCATGTCAATTTGCAATATACAGGTACCATTTTATCTGCGAAGTCCTCAAATAAATAAATATTTAAAAGCACATGGTAACTATCTTAACAAATCAATCTGAAACTGAAACTTCATATGGAACGAGTTTTCCAGAATATAGTGATGCACTGACAATTTGGCCAAACATGGATTAAACAATAATGTATATTCAAGTGCAGATAACATCGGAATgtaattttgatttagtgcaaggCTAATGCTATTTAAAAATGAAGACTAAAACCATTTCATTCCACCACTACTTATCTGCTTTGCAAGAGAAAAAAGTGTCTGTAGTTTTTTTAGTCTAGTTTATAATAAGGTACTATAATTTCATCCTACTTAATGATTTTCCATATGCTTCTTCTCCTTACTGTAAATTCAGCTCTCTACAAAGAAGTTGACTATAACTCCAATACTGCATACAGAGATATACAACTTTATGAATTAAAGAAATGTGGTCAGCTTTTATCTTTCCACCATTGCAAACGCAGAAATTTTTGTTGAACAGTAGAAACCCTACCAATAGTAGACTTCAGAATGAAAACAGTTTGTTTCAGAAAGAAATACGGGTGAATACCCCAGGTAGTAAAATAACCTTGCTAAGTAAAtgtgaaaaaaaagagaatataTGCAGAACAAAAAGAAAAATAGCCTTTGACAGTTTGGCATACCATGCATCGACAACATTAGGAAATATCACATCAATATCAGCATTGCAAATCTTACTGGCAGCTTTGTCTTCACTCAAAGATTGTAATAACTTAGTCTGCGGAGATGGTTAGAGGTTTATATGTCACTGCACAGTAGGAGAAAACAAACATATAACCTAGACATAGTTTATGAACAATCAGCTGCAGTTGTAAACGAACCCATATGAATGGTTTTGCAAAGGTCTTGATGACTATTCGATAATCCAAGAAAGAGGTCCTGACAAAAGCATGCCACAAGTCTTGGATTTCAGGACGAGCCTTATCAAACTGCAATAGAGACAAGTTGAATGTTAGCCTGATAAAGACAGTTGTCAGCAAGAATGCGCAAGACTGAACCTAAGTCGAAACAAGTACATGCAAAGGCAAAAAGAATTTGAGACCTCAGCGCTTAATTTATTTGCAGCTAAGCGCTTCAACTTGTGCTTGATCTCTTCTAGGATCTCCTTTCCTCGCTCGCATTTCTTCTCTAGAATTCCAGCAATCGACATTTCTTGAGTCGGAACAGACAAGCGTGCAAATACATATTCCGTGTTATTGAATCGGAGGCAGTGGTGGCCCTCTGAATCTTGGTAGACGGTTATCTCATCCAAAGAATCGTCCAGGATTACGTATTCACTGAGCTTCGAACCAAAGACTGACCGAAGCTTGCGCATATGCTTGCAGTTCATGTGTTCCAAGAGGGACTCTGGATTCGGCAACTTGATGCCAGCACAAAAGGGACAAATCCAAAACCTCCATGACCTGTTGTTGTTGGCAAAGCTGAGTGCATCAGATATGGTCCGTGCAGCCCACTGGTAGCCTTCGTACTCTTTACCATAGTACTCTTGCAGGTCAAGGAGTCTCACTGATACGAAGCCGCTCTGCTTCTCGCTTGTCATTGAGCACCGGAAATCATGGGCCACCAAGAAGAGCTTGTCGAGCAAGCGTCCGAGCTCCTCGTCCACAGAAAGTACTCTGTCATCGAACGTGTCTCCTTGGACGGAATGGGGAGGGACGTCCTCCCACATGGGGTCAGCCGGCTCCGGTATGGCAAACGCCCGGGCGCACTCCAAGTGCGAAGCCTCGTACAGACCCAGGACGAAACAGAGCTTGGCGTGGAACATGGCGAGCATTAGCGAGCCACCGAAGGTGTCTGCGATTGTTTCTTTCACGGCTAGGCGGATATGGCTGAGAATGGGCCTCCTGTCCATGTCGGGGTCAAGGGCGCGCAGTCGCAGAAGCTGCGTGTGCGCGCTCAGTAGCTGCGCGCGCGCCGAGCAGGGGTAACGCTTGGcgaggtctttggccttcttgaccgCCTCGCGCGCGCGCGCACCGTGGTGGCGATGGCCGTCGTCGGCGGCGTCGTGGAGGTCGAGAACGTCCGTGACGAGGTGGTGAAGTCTCCAGTGCTGGATGGATGTGAGCGTGTCGAGAGCCGCAAGCCTGCAGCTCAGCACCCTCTGGTCCCTGGTGGAGCGCAACCCACCACCGACGGCGTACGCGACGTTGTTGTCCGCCGGGTCGACGGGGGAGGCCATGTCGACGGCCTCGCGCGCCTCGTTCTCCGCCTCGTCGGCCTTCGCGGCCATGAAGAGCGCCCTCGCGAGGTGGTCGGAGATGGAGACGCAGTTGGGGACGAGCCGCTTGGCCCTGGCGAGGTAACCCAGCGCGGCGCGGACGTGGTGCTGCGCCGTGGCCTCCTGATCGGTCCGCCTGGAGACGGCGTGGTGGAGGAGGCCAGCGAGGTGGAGCACGAGAGCCGATCCCTCGTGCCTGGCCGCGAGACCGTCGGCGAGCGCGATCGCCTCCTCGTGGTGGCCCTCGACCTGGAGCCTcagcgccgcctccgcctccctgCGCAGCGCGGATGCAGCGCGATCGCTCGGCTTACCCATCGCGGCCGGAACGCTGCGGCGGCGCGGAGGACGAAGCGGCGGCGGGGGGCACGCGAGGTGTTTGAGGGTATGCCACAACGGTGCCGCAGGGTTTGGCTTGGTTAGGTGCGGCGGAGGTGGCTGGCCGGAGCTGAGGATTTTGGAAGGCGGTCGAGCTAGGGCGGGCGGTGTCAGCTGTAGCGGAGGTGGATTCGGGATTCCGCCGGAGGGGGCGGTTGCCGTTGTTAGTGTACGTAATATCCTTGTATAATACCGGTATAGAGTAGTACTCTACCCTGTATTATACCTCCTCTGTATTGCCACGTGTGGGGCTATTCCACACCTATATCAACACGTAACCGAGCCCAGGGAGGGGGCATCGTTCCCGCATAATatcgacatggtatcagagcccccttCCTCCACGACATCCAACGCCGTCTCCTAGAAATCGTCGGCGATCGCCGAGCCTCCAAACAACCCAAACAACCAGTAAAGAACCTTCTCCGGCTGTCGCGTTGAGAtcctccgccgccgtcgtcaaccacaaaaaaaccaaagaacccaacaaaaccctagccgccgccgctgaTCATCTTGATCCGCCGCCGCCAGATCAAAACAACAACCAAAAAAACCAAAAACCCTAGCTGCCGCCGCCGATCTTTACAGACAACCAGAAACCAGAAAAactccaaaaccctagccgccgccggtcCCCTGTGATCCGCCACCGCGTTTTTTCGTCAACAATTCCATGGCTTCTTCTTCGACAATGGCCACCATGGCTGCTCTGGCATCAGCCCTCGGTCACCCACCGCCGGAGAAACTCTCCCGTGAGAACCATCTCTTCTGGAAGGCACAAGTCCTACCGGCCCTGCGTGGAGCGCAAGTTATGGGTCTTCTTGATGGAACTGACCCTGCACCACCAACAACCCTCAAAGCCCTCGATGATGACAAGAAGGAGATCAGCATCCCCAATCCAGATTATGCTTCATGGCTTGCTCGGGATCAGACAGTGCTCAGTTTCTTGACCAAAGGCCTCAACCAAGACATCCTCGCACAGGTTCTCGGGGTAGAGCACGCTCGGGACCTGTGGACTGCGATTGAGGAACTCTTTTCCTCCCAGTCTCGCTCCAGGGTGAATATGCTTCGTGTCAAGCTGTCCAACACCAAGAAACTCGACATGACCTGCACCGAATACATCACCAAGATGAAAGGTTTTGTGTCCGAGCTTGCTGCAGCTGGTAAACAAGTGGATGATGATGAGCTTAAAGACTATATTCTTGCTGGTCTTGGCGATGACTACACTTCCTTTCTTGTCTCCATGAACGCTGTTCCCCACACCAAGCTGAACGACATGTGCTCCCAACTCCAAGCCCTTGAGCATCGCCAGGCTACGCTGAAAGAGACTTCTGAAGTTCCTACTGCGTTCCAGACATCTGCCAATGTCGCTGCCCGTCGTGATGGTGGCGCACAACACCGTAATGATGACTATCAGCGCCGTGACACTGGCTACCGCCCACGTGATGACGGCTACCGTCGGCGTGATGATGGTTACCGCCGACGTGATGACCAGCGTCGTGACCGTGGGGACTACCGAGATGGGCGCCGTGATCGTGATCGTGATGGGCGCCGTGATCGCCGTGAGGATGGGCGTGGACCACCCAAGGGTGGTcggtgaaagaacatctctcatatcatgttttgtgtgtttgatgtcaatgtatgtgatacactaatgattgtttaagtggtacaggtattacatagatatttattcatgtaTGTTGGATTTGATCATCTGCCAAAAGATATCAGAGAATGTTgggcaggccggataatccgggccggatattgttgaaatatccggccccctgattttggctaagtcttcgaggaaaagcagctctgtatgggggccggacatttgcccggatattgtcccggtattgtaccagggccggaatatccgggccggatattttgtaaatatccggccccccgtttttggctaaggactggaagaaaagtggctctggcatagggccggataTTTGACCGGACAATGTCACTGTTTTGTACctgcggccggattatccggtgggggcggattatccggccccaacttaggccggattatccggccccccggaagactCAACGGTTGGATTttgggaggggtatttatacccctcttcttcttccttacctctttgctcaatcattgctcaagaattctgccaagctacaccaccattagagccacctcaagaaacacaagatttgcaagatctccttcctcccccaaccaaagctcttgatctttggggattcgaaggagaagccaccgatctacatcctcaccgaagcgttcttcatttccccctcacttgtttgagggatctcatgctagtgttcctatttggttccctagttgatttgttgttgatgtgttgttgttgattgttgtattgttacagatttgggagcctccaattcagttgtggatgtgtgccccaagaaccttgtaaaggcccggtttccgcctcgaggaaatcccttagtggaagtgggctaggccttcgtggcgttgctcacaggagatctgagtgaagccttcgtggctgttggtttggcttgcgtagcaaccacactcctccaaacgtagacgtaccttcttgcaaaggaagggaactacgggaatcatctccgtgtcaacgCGTGctacactctcggttacctctatcccactctatctcctatatattgcgtagctatatcttgcttagttgataaccttgtcatataggtaaattcacttagttgcatatctagagaatttacctttgtgtcaaacctaaattgaaaaagaactaaaaattggttagcacctattcaccccccccccctctaggtgcggcatacgatcctttcaattggtatcagagccacggctcttatttcgggcttaaccgcctaagagtatgccggacgagacGCCTATGGAAGAGTCCGATAAGTTGGTCATCATGGAGGAAATCAATTCGTTGAGATCCTCCATGgacgctcaaatggaaagcatgagaaaattgatttccgagcttttgactccggtcccTCCTAAGGCTCCCGtcgtagaggtaaaggacacgggtgtgttagaagagggaggtgcttcggcactaccctcctctaccaaacccgtggaaggtgataacttaaacactaacaaatctaccattgcatctcctagggatactagtggaggtgagagctacaatcgagtagctccaccttttctatctcccgatataccggttccccaccctcatttgaacattcggggcgacccacctaagttttccgttgagAATTACGACACTTGGCGATTTGAGTTTCGCTCccatgtttgcagtgcctccaatgaactttggagaatcatccaggaaggcttcaacccttacaaccccgacaagttgactagaagagaagcggttgatagtcaactcaacaacaccgccttgcacatgattcaaactagtgtggggacaaaggatttgcctcgggttcggaactacaccaccgccaaggaagcttgggaaggtttggccgctagttgcattggaagtgagagcacgagaaggaacaagtataatgctcttcggaatcaagccgaaggattcatgaggctaccggatgaagatcatcaagacaTGTATTCAAGACTCCTCATTGTTGCCGattccttccggcttattggtgccacccacatcaatgactcttggatcaaggagaagtacattgaatgcatgatgccatatgtacccattgatgtcaagactcttgttgggagagaatgctattcctctctctcttctcaagatgccgtgcacgagatgcaagccctcaaggtgctcgaacaaaactctcatgattctctcaatcgtgccattggtatgtcaaaagggaacaatcttgccttggtggtcaacccctTAGAAGAAGTGCACCCTCAAGAgcaatatagggcatcttggagtatgtcctatccggaagatttggaatgccactatcatgatcacatggccttccatgcaaagtccttttgggttgatccctccaaggccaaggaagacaacatcaagagaaaccacaagagtgggttcactagctttggtccaaagacaagatcatgctacaattgtgatgacaagcgccacttcattgccgaatgcccctatgaaaatagagagcttcataatggaaggctcattcccaaggacaagagcaaagaatcaaagggcaaatattcaaaagcccccaacaagaagttctacaacaataagaccaagaagggcaagaagaccccaagagttgtgctagtgactagggaagaatattcttccgatgaagttgtaagctctagtgatgatgaagaaggaagctcaaaagaagtggccgccattgtcactaccaacattccctcttcatctctctttgaatcccccaatgagaatcctcatatcaagaatgcacattgcttcatggcaacgtcctccttggacacatctattgtgctagcaactcaagaagaatattcctccggagatgatgatggtgatgatgaagaagatgcaacctctaatggattggtcgctcttgcctccctctccactaactcttcatcaccaagtgaatctcccaatgagatcattcatgtggaggaagaaagttgtctCATGGCTAaaacctccgaggtatcatctcctagcccctctatgcctaacatatcaagtgatctaggggttgatgatgctagtctaaaagtgaaacaagaaatgctagaattTGATGAATTCATGTTTAACCTACAAGGTATCAacaaaaagcatgtttcaaatctcatggctCGTTTAGCTCAACAAaatgatatgcttgagaaaaagggtcaaatagagagagaagactctcttgaaatccatgctcttaaaaatgcccttgaggaaagtcaagaagctatagcctctcttgaggagaggctagaaaatcttgaagagcctcaagatgaaattaacaagctcactaaagctagagatcatgctagggctaagactaaattgcttaaaaaggaaaaggcccaatttggtgttgatcatgagaaacttgtgaaggatctagatgaactagacaaagctcacaaagctttgaagagtgaatactctctcctatccaagtcaaatgagcaacttcaaattaggcttgcttcatatgatatgcctagttcctctactccttcttgtgatcatgcaaaaattattgaggaaaatactaggttgaaggatgaacttgctaaggcttcctctccccaaaataaactttctttggatgatcttttgagtaagcaaagatcaaacaatgggaaggagggcataGGTTACAATGCCAAGGCGAAGAAGGCtaacaagcaaaaggccaagcccgcacaagagaaaaagaaagatatcaccaatggtgaagcccctaagggcaaCACCACTAATGATGATAatgcgggaaatgctaaccctcactatgttctatttaaagattattatggtgatgtttatgctaaatatgttggcccatatgatggttatgttgcttggtctatttgggtcccaaagacccttgttgctaacaaaagaggacccattgagaaatgggtacctaaatccaagaattgatctcatgtaggactatgcatgggaggttcaaaatgggtacttgatagtggatgtacaagtcatatgaccggcggcaagaacctcgtcaaggagttgaggcccaacataaacaatatcaccgtctcctttggcgat
It includes:
- the LOC127293643 gene encoding uncharacterized protein translates to MGKPSDRAASALRREAEAALRLQVEGHHEEAIALADGLAARHEGSALVLHLAGLLHHAVSRRTDQEATAQHHVRAALGYLARAKRLVPNCVSISDHLARALFMAAKADEAENEAREAVDMASPVDPADNNVAYAVGGGLRSTRDQRVLSCRLAALDTLTSIQHWRLHHLVTDVLDLHDAADDGHRHHGARAREAVKKAKDLAKRYPCSARAQLLSAHTQLLRLRALDPDMDRRPILSHIRLAVKETIADTFGGSLMLAMFHAKLCFVLGLYEASHLECARAFAIPEPADPMWEDVPPHSVQGDTFDDRVLSVDEELGRLLDKLFLVAHDFRCSMTSEKQSGFVSVRLLDLQEYYGKEYEGYQWAARTISDALSFANNNRSWRFWICPFCAGIKLPNPESLLEHMNCKHMRKLRSVFGSKLSEYVILDDSLDEITVYQDSEGHHCLRFNNTEYVFARLSVPTQEMSIAGILEKKCERGKEILEEIKHKLKRLAANKLSAEFDKARPEIQDLWHAFVRTSFLDYRIVIKTFAKPFIWTKLLQSLSEDKAASKICNADIDVIFPNVVDACEVHAEDNVGKSDVQSVATVLRYLPSITNENSASNLLGSCSQYSEETTSISIYRKSIEVIDKDTDGIFILNFIIQILWNWRGFRDEFLKRQPVCSLPSHEGPCISQMLYDIFSGWQKNDHHNTYSLISLRDKICEVLNDSTLFQNVKVNTSYYIITTILKALRMPQVFLEVNSPVERKNFETLRQPANQAKVLCNKDIICEGFGIKESTTCGDKIDADSLQIAEVKSFADDKCRQVDPLSVSTPELSTLALYILLGERENQRTFREVINRMIYEPDLVLFRRQYTTPDTVKCTLASMIFYHEGKLLSIARDQKKWLVFVYNDVVATEFNSWEDLLHGYGDHEIQSGVFFFENIKIIN